The sequence GGCAACACATACGAAAagggcaaaaagaaaaaaaaatctaagcAAGATACGATTTCTTTGTCAATCTTAACTGAACAAACGTCATTCGTCACTCACTCTCGGTCGGTCAATCCTCATCCAAGAAAATGTCCCTCTCCAATCTCACCACCCCAAAGCCGCCGTTCTCCACCGCTGCCGCCGCCGCCACCAAACCACAAATCTTTTCTTTCCACGTTGGTACAATCAAAAGACCAAAACCGACCTTCATAGCATCAGTTTctacatcatcaacatcaaaCAACATAGCATCTCCAGACTGGTCATTAGATAGCTGGAAATCAAAACCAGCAAAACAATTACCAGAGTATCCAGACCAACAAGAACTCGAAACAGTACTACAAAGCCTCAATAACTTCCCGCCAATTGTGTTCGCTGGGGAAGCAAGGAAGCTTGAAGAAAGATTGGCAAGTGCTGCTGTTGGAAATGCTTTTTTACTTCAAGGTGGCGATTGTGCTGAGAGCTTTAAAGAGTttaatgctaataatattaGAGATACTTTCAGGGTTTTGCTCCAAATGGGCGTTGTTCTCACTTTTGGTGCCCAAATGCCCATCATCAAGGTCCCAactttccttttgttttttaaaaaaaaaaaatctataatgttatataaatactatatattcAAAACCCATATCTctatattatctaatttaattatggcTAGTTTTATGCAATCAAACACTCTTGTGATCCATTTGGAATTGTTTTTGTGTGTTTTATTCATGGCGGATGCTCGATAAAATTGTAACTTCTTACAGTTCATGCAACTTTTACTTGGAAGACGTGAGTATCAATATCAGTTGAAACTTTGCTCGTCTAAAATATGAAAGCATGCATATTTTTCCAGGGTATATCGCTTCAACCAATTCAACATCCAATGTTGaaacttttcaaatatttacaaattcttaCGTTGTGTATTGATGATCTTTGCAAAAGTATACTAAGTAATTGAGATTCATTTtggattttagattttctatCTCTCCAGGTGTATTTGGACTTTCAGTTGTCTCTTTCAGCACATTAATTACATCATGTTTTCCCTTTTTATATTAGCGGCTCTGGATTAGTGATTAGGTTTCTTgctaatatgaaaaatttctgcttctccttttttcttttgttttttccaTAAATCACTAATTTaacttttgtttcttctttctatTATTCTATGTCTAGTTGTGAATCCTTATGCTAATAGTGTATGCTTATAAGTATTTGGTTTTAACATGTATATGATCCTCAATAAAACTTGCTTCACTTAGTTGATATGGAATATTCTCAGTGATCACATGTTTTTTAATTGTAGCATTCATCATTATGTTCCAAATATCTTTGGTTGTACATAAAGAGATCGAGTGTATGAAAGTTTGTTCACTTTGATTAATCACATGGCAGGTAGGAAGGATGGCTGGCCAATTTGCAAAACCTAGGTCGGATCCATTTGAAATAAAGGATGGCGTAAAGCTCCCAAGTTATCGTGGAGACAATATTAATGCTGATGCATTTGATGAGAAATCAAGAAGGCCTGATCCTCAAAGGTTGATAAGAGCGTACCTGCAATCTGTTGGCACCTTGAATCTCCTTAGGGCTTTTGCCACTGGTGGATATGCTGCCATGCAAAGAGTTTCACAGTGGAATCTTGACTTCGTACTGCATAGTGAGCAAGGAGACAGGTTCATCCTGgacttctttttctctttgttgCTTAGAGTTTTCTTCTTGTCTTTTTTGCTTGGGCTTCCTTAAACCATTGACTTGCGAATTGTGTGCCTTGCATAGTCTACAATTAGAATGACATTGCTGCATTTTAGGCTAATTTTTTGAgccattaaatatatatctgtcTATCAAAATTAAGGATCTACAACTGGTTAGGCTCTAATGGCCCAAAAGTTCTCTGCTATATAATTTGTAGATTGGTTGTTATTTTTACGGGCATCATGTTTCATTAGTCAAAAAAAATCTGTTTGAATGAATTGCTTACATATATTGGTATTTGGATTTACAGCACCTGATACTTATCGTAATGACTTTTTATGTAATGAATATCCTTTGCTCAATGCCAGATACATGGAACTTGCTCGGAGAGTAGATGAGGCTCTGGGGTTCATGGCTGCTGCTGGCCTTACTGTTGATCATCCTGTAATGAACACAACAGAGTTTTGGACATCTCATGAGTGTCTTCACTTGCCATATGAGCAGGCCTTAACCAGAGAGGACTCAACAACTGGCCTCTATTATGATTGTTCTGCTCACATGCTTTGGGTTGGAGAGAGGACTCGGCAGTTGGATGGTGCACATGTTGAATTTCTCCGAGGTGTTTCCAATCCACTTGGCATCAAGGTAACTGACAATAACAACCTCTAGAATCTAAGAGTCTTAAACCCTACATAATATAATGAAGACAAAGCTTCTTACCATGATGAGAAGTCAGTTACTCTGAATTTCACTACTATGAAGGCGGAGAAAGATTTGGATGTGAGCTACTAAGATGTGTAACGGTTTTAATAGTACTTCAACCCATGAGGGATTTACATAGGCCTTAAGAGTAAATGAGGACACTTGTCCTGATGTGTCCTTTAGTTCAGAGTCTTGATGCTCATACCTGATTACTCTGAAGCATTTTGGTGCACAAGTGTTATATTTTAC comes from Ricinus communis isolate WT05 ecotype wild-type chromosome 5, ASM1957865v1, whole genome shotgun sequence and encodes:
- the LOC8269026 gene encoding phospho-2-dehydro-3-deoxyheptonate aldolase 2, chloroplastic — encoded protein: MSLSNLTTPKPPFSTAAAAATKPQIFSFHVGTIKRPKPTFIASVSTSSTSNNIASPDWSLDSWKSKPAKQLPEYPDQQELETVLQSLNNFPPIVFAGEARKLEERLASAAVGNAFLLQGGDCAESFKEFNANNIRDTFRVLLQMGVVLTFGAQMPIIKVGRMAGQFAKPRSDPFEIKDGVKLPSYRGDNINADAFDEKSRRPDPQRLIRAYLQSVGTLNLLRAFATGGYAAMQRVSQWNLDFVLHSEQGDRYMELARRVDEALGFMAAAGLTVDHPVMNTTEFWTSHECLHLPYEQALTREDSTTGLYYDCSAHMLWVGERTRQLDGAHVEFLRGVSNPLGIKVSDKMDPKELVKLCEILNPHNRPGRLTIIARMGADNLRIKLPHLIRAVRQAGLIVTWVSDPMHGNTIKAPCGLKTRPFDSIRAELRAFFDVHDQEGSYPGGVHLEMTGQNVTECVGGSKTVTFDDLNSRYHTHCDPRLNASQSLELAFAIAERLRRKRLRSGGSILSGHKISGSM